The following proteins come from a genomic window of Maniola hyperantus chromosome 8, iAphHyp1.2, whole genome shotgun sequence:
- the CheA87a gene encoding uncharacterized protein CheA87a — MEYVMFFIILLSVLLCSNVSYAQLEKQCYATMFNKGTEACSDFENERIICNLRMEIIPKSDDEEGGYMLSGEMDIKEDLDEEYGVELKVWKELETGKNYLYSVEGNLCDSLKMNDTPWKPFADALQTTDCPVLKGVYKVDKLRLDLDFAEPFKKEEFCGNYVVEISMKKGPSDKMCYEIGVEIEETPCE, encoded by the exons ATGGAGTATGTTatgtttttcataattttattgtcGGTTTTATTGTGTTCAAATGTTTCCTATGCCCAACTCGAAAAA CAATGCTATGCTACCATGTTTAACAAAGGGACTGAGGCATGCAGCGATTTTGAAAATGAGAGGATCATCTGTAATTTACGTATGGAAATTATTCCTAAAAGCGATGACGAGGAAGGTGGTTATATGCTTTCTGGTGAGATGGACATCAAGGAAGACCTCGACGAGGAGTATGGG GTAGAATTGAAGGTATGGAAGGAGTTAGAAACCGGAAAAAATTACCTGTATAGTGTGGAAGGTAATCTTTGTGATAGCCTAAAAATGAATGATACTCCATGGAAACCTTTTGCGGATGCACTTCAAACGACTGACTGTCCTGTTCTAAAg gGAGTTTATAAGGTGGATAAATTGAGGTTGGATCTTGACTTTGCCGAACCATTTAAGAAAGAGGAATTTTGCGGCAATTACGTGGTAGAAATTTCTATGAAGAAGGGTCCAAGTGACAAGATGTGTTATGAGATCGGCGTCGAAATCGAAGAGACACCTTGCGAGTAA